CGGCCTTGTCCTGCGATGGCGTCAAGGTGGCTACGGTCGAGCACCTGATGTCTGCGTTCGCGGGGCTGGGTATCGACAATGCCTTTGTCGAGCTCAGCGCGCCCGAAGTGCCGATCATGGACGGTAGCGCGGGGCCTTTCGTGTTCCTGATTCAGTCCGCGGGAATCACTGAGCTGGAGGCGCCCAAGAAGTTCATTCGCATCAAGCGTGAGATCGTGGTGCGCGACGAGGACAAGGAAGCTGTCTTTCTGCCTTACAACGGTTTCAGGGTTTCCTTTTCGATCGACTTCGACCATCCGGTCTTCGAAAACCAGAAGCAGACGGCAAGCGTCGACTTCTCGACGACGTCTTTCGTCAAGGAAGTATCGCGCGCGCGCACCTTCGGCTTCATGCGTGACCTGGAGTTCCTGCGTTCGCATAATCTCGCCCTGGGAGGCAGCCTGGACAACGCGATCGTCGTGGACGACTACCGCATCCTCAACGAGGGCGGATTGCGCTACGACGACGAATTCGTCAAGCACAAGGTACTCGACGCGATCGGCGACCTGTATCAGCTTGGTTATAGCCTGATCGGGGAATTCCGGGGCATGAAATCCGGGCATGCGCTCAACAATCAGTTGTGCCGCGC
The genomic region above belongs to Halomonas zincidurans B6 and contains:
- the lpxC gene encoding UDP-3-O-acyl-N-acetylglucosamine deacetylase, encoding MIKQRTLKNTMRATGVGLHSGEKVYLTLRPAPADTGIVFIRSDLDPVVHIPARAENVTDTTLCTALSCDGVKVATVEHLMSAFAGLGIDNAFVELSAPEVPIMDGSAGPFVFLIQSAGITELEAPKKFIRIKREIVVRDEDKEAVFLPYNGFRVSFSIDFDHPVFENQKQTASVDFSTTSFVKEVSRARTFGFMRDLEFLRSHNLALGGSLDNAIVVDDYRILNEGGLRYDDEFVKHKVLDAIGDLYQLGYSLIGEFRGMKSGHALNNQLCRAMLANPESWEIVTFEGASQKAPISYSAPAMAM